The Vanacampus margaritifer isolate UIUO_Vmar chromosome 15, RoL_Vmar_1.0, whole genome shotgun sequence genome contains the following window.
TGGCATAATGGCGGCCCCCTAAGATGGGTGTATTTTGCCGCTTTATTCATAGTCCACAAAgccaatattaatcagaatgccgtttTTAGAGTAGCAGAGATACAGCATATTATTGTAAGGAAAAAGTTTGGTGTTGAgttttcccatttaaaaaaaaaaaaaaagttactcttAATTAACCTTAATTAATCTtgaagatgccacaagatggcagcaaagctcAAATTGTGAGCAAGAAACAGGGTGCCGCAGCCGTTGCGATCTCTGGCAACAATCTGAAGATAGCTCACATATCAAattttggcacaaaaaaaacacagcagaaaaaaaattggaaacacCTGGTACGTTTGGTGGCAACGTGGCAGTGTTGTGTGCTGCCAACTTACTGGTGCACACGCTGATGTTGGCCACTTCCCGTATGCTACCGGAGTGAACGTGCAGCACGTACGCACTTCCCGGTTCCAAGTGTTGCAGCTCACACGTGAAGACGCCATCTTGGAACCCCGACCCCTCACTTTCAGTCATGTTAGCCTCCACTTCCTGTCCTCTGTCTTGGTGGCGTTTTCTGGCGCATTGGGCATCTTCGGCGTCCGCAGACGACACAGCCAAGGAGCAGTTGCGTCCTTGCGCGTTAACGGTTATCTCCACGCTATCCCAACCGGACGTCACGTCACGGATGGACGGGCGACAACCATCGGACAACTCATCTGTCTGAGCCAAGATCAGCGCCTGATGgacatcaacatcatcatcatcgttttgtttgtttgtttttatcaaaacattttttttaaatatataaaacagtgttattcatacatttaattaaaaatggctTATCAATTACAATTGAattgattaaagaaaaattggatgATTTTGTTGCActaaaattttcatttaaaaaaatgttgagtcaatGTGTGgtattttgttaaataattgctaaACTGAATTATGGTAAATTTTACAAAAGTGCTCGAACCACTATATAGAGGGATAAGCAAGTACTGATACTAGGCATCAGTATCAGGTCAATATTAGgccttatttgaaaatattggtacTCTCGACGGCACCCTCTTGTGGTCGTTTTACAATCGGGACCTAGAAATTATacgaatagaaaattgacatttcatcatgttattttaaggaaaaatgctatataaagacaaataaatctttctttaaaattatctgacattttaagaaattgtatgcatcaaaagtagAAGTGGTATCTGCACTTGGTATTAGTACCAGtgactggtattggtctgggaaaaaagtggtatcgaacctAGTCAAATTAATACTTTCATACAAGTACCTAGCAAAATTCAATAAATTACTATTATAAACATCAAACTTATTTATTACTTATGACGGAgttgaatgaattatttttattaacttttttttaaactccaaaaTGTGTTTCATGAAATAATTGAGTTATTGGAAATAAAActgcaaattaattatttacattgtgcaattagtatttttttttaaactacttttcaaaaatattagtttaacttttatatatatatatacacatttaacatttgaatttattttatgatttggtatatcatataaaataattttatccgaaaataaaaacttttagtaaataaaataatattagtcAAACACTGTCCTGGAACTGTTGATCATAATATCATAATTGCAAACTCGCTCATttaattcccccaaaaaaaagaacaaaaaaagaatgagaatgatttttttctccccctacTTTCTCTTCTTTGACCTTGTCTACAAACAAGCTGATTTGAAAAGTTGAAACGTTTTTGTTTGTCCTTGCCTGCTTCAGGCACACAAAACAAGTCAATCAGAAAAACCACACTGCCTTGCTCAAGAGCACCTcgccaacaaaaacaagatgagGCTTACCTGCAGCATCCACACAAAAGGCACGCTTCGCCAAAAGGAACGTGCCGCCATTTTGAATGTGGCGGGGAAGGTCGCAGCGTTCGTTCGCGGTGTCAGGCATGCTCGGCCGCTGGCCGCTTCTGCTGCGTGCGTGGAACGGTCGCTTTTCCGCCAGCGCCGGGACAACTCCGGGAGCTCCGCCTTTCCTGTTCGCCTTCTTTGTCCTCCGCTTCCTGTCTGAGCGTGCTACAAATAAATTGAGCACCCACAAAAACACCCACTTGCATGCTGCAGCCGATTTCCACAGCGCTCGTCTTCGGCAGGCTGCAAGGTCGGCCGCAGTCTGGCCCCACCCTTGATTGGTCGGCAGACAACCGGCACACGGATAGACAAAcggtggactggtcgccagtcagcgTCTGGGCACGTGTCTTACTTGTTGCGTGACACAAGCTTTTATTATGATTCACCTCCAAAGTGCAAGCCAGACACGCTAACCACTAAGGCAGCGTCCGGCCTTCTGCCACTGATCCTTTTTATGCATTTGTCGTGAGTTTCTGCTAAAGAGGAAACTCGTTGCCTTGAGAAACTTTCTGCTGTGAGCTGCGCATCCACACcttctccttccttccttccttccttctgcaTTCCACAATCGCCAGTCACACTTGACCTGTGAAAGGTCAGACGAGCCGCTCACGCTCACCACTTTCGTAACTTTTCACTCATCACcatgtgatgatgatggtggtggttaTTTTTAATCTGAAAAAGGGCAGTTCTGTTGTGGGTTGAGCTAAACAATAGCAAGAATGCCCCCTTTAAGAAGCGGtctcttttttaaaacatggatgaagttctgccggaggtgggagTTGAAATACATTCTGAACCCTGGCTAGAAAGTGCTTTGAGAGAACATGTGTTGTGAAGTGGCGCAATCAAAATCCAAAAGGACCCGAATAGCTGCGGCGCCTCCTTTAGGCCGAAAGGTGAAGTGAAGGCCAGCTTATTTTCTTTCAGTTGACTTTAATGGCAGAAATAAAACTTTGTGCCGATGACAATCGCACTTTGTAGCCGACCACGAGACGCATGaacacgacgacgacgatgaagGTCTAAAGTGCTTTTACATCATCACAAATGGATCAAGGTcgacatttcaacatttttttttttaacatgtccaTTACACTCAAAGATTTAACACATTTTGCAGTATTTTGCTAAATGTTTTCTtgctcacacactcacacaaaaccTGGAATgaactgtataaaaataaacttctTATTagcttcaataaataaatatacaatcaAAGAGATGCCTGCACCattgtgaatgaaaacaaaaaaaaaactgaaaacaaaaatatttttggtcaaAAGCAGAAGTGGGCAAGATccgcatttaattatttttacaacaTCAACAGTGCGGaaattcaaatggattttttttcgttttagttagcgtaaataaaataaaaaaggtaaaatgagaaaaatagatgtagctttttaaaattaattatatcATTAATTGCAGACAAAAAAATGtcggtaaaataaaatattcaaaattttgaaaattaatttgTAGAAATAATGTTTTCAAATTAAACTAAGGTAAACCATTATTAAattccatttatttaaaatattgtaaaaaaataaaaataaaaacccgAAAGATGCATTTATTTCCcaaatatttttgattgataCTAAACTAACAAATTGGAGGAACTTCATTGTGGTGTGGAactgtgttaaaaataaaactcttcattttactcatatttttcttttgttattcacagaatttaatgtaaatattaaaacattttaacagcCCACACAAGTTTTGAATATAGTTCAAGACTCTGTTAGACCTTTTAAatctatttgaatatttttctaaacaaaaaaatgtcaccatggaataaaaataaaactttaagaCTTGAAGTCTTTAAATACACCTGCTATATGCTGTGATATTGTcatcttttttaaagaattggtcaaataaacataattcaataatataaaatataatttctaaATTATAAACAAGCTTGTTTCTTTGGCAATTTGAAACTGAAACGTTGCCAATGTTGGTTTGCCCACCCATGTCTGGTGCGTAAGGAACATTACGCAGTGCCGGAAAAGTCGCAACAGGAAGTTGACAGCGCCGCAATGCTAGCAGGCTACGCTAACTGGGTAGAGCCGTCACGCCGTGAGCTCGCTCCCTTGTCAAAGGGTACCTTCCCTCCTGTCCATCCCAGTCAACAAGCTCCGCCTCTGCATCACAGCGCACCCACCGAGGCCCGGTCGCCATGGTGACGCCGGCGCGACTCGTACAGGCTTAAGGCGTGATGAACAAACTCGTACTGCTCTGCCGTTTGGATCATTCCGCCCCTAAGGGAAGACAACGTGATCTGTTGttgcactactttttttttattgtagtagttcctattgtgatattttttattatttttttaatagttgttTGTATAGTAGTAATTGCAGTGATTTGGTTAGTGTCATAGTAGTTGCAATAGATGAACTGTGCATTATAGTACTAGATaatgatgtgttttgttttttttccacctcacCTGTCAAGGCGCAGGCGGCAGGTGATAGCCAGCACATCCACGACGCCCTCAACCGCCAGCTGCCTCGCGCCCACGCTGGCGGCGATGAAGCAGCCCGTGCGGCCGATCCCGGCGCTACAGCATTCCATTGTGGCACAAGTGTAAATAAGCAGCACAATCACAATAatttccccttaaaaaaaaaaaaaaaaacagaaaaaaatgaaaaacctcTGAGGATGACCTCAAGTTACCTGCAGTGTACGATGACGGGCCCGGCGGTCTCCGCCGATGCCTCCACGTCGTCCATCAGCTGCAGAAGCGGCAGAGTGGCGTCGGGCGTCTTGTGGTCCGGCCACGAGGTGAACCAGAAATGATGCAACGTGTGGCTTCGGGGCCCGCGCTGCATGCACGCAAACGCACACCAAGGGTCAACACTTTGCAAGGGTCAGTATAAGCGGTTTGGCATCGCGGTTCTTTCTTTTCGGAATTGTTTCAATTGGACTGAAAAAAGCCAACACGGCAGGGTCTGGAGAGGCTCAagtttttaactttaatttgttTGAAATCGCCACGTGCATACTAAGGATGGGACGATACGGGTAACTCACGATTCGATACTGTGACGATATGTGGCCCACGATAacgatatatcacgatattcagTATGTGAGTGACAGTGAAAACTTGCAGACACTTCTTCGCCAATAGTGTCTAGACAGCAGTTCTTCGCCACTGCTTCTGCCTACTTCGGCACCATTTAGGGATCAGCACCCCCCACAAACAGGACAGGAGAGATTAAGTACTGACGGTGACAGCaaaggatcacaaaagtcacggttggGATTGGATaatggatttgagtcacggatcgaatcgttttttttgggatcagaaaacaaaacaagataaattgatttatttttctaaacacttttgcccattaaataataataattaaaaaaatcacttcaaaatGTCTGATTTGGtcatttaggaacacaactttaagtgcaataagaagcagatacattttttattttatacctGGTCCTTGTATAAAttaaggtattaatggcttaaagttgttttcttgaaatctaaacgtcaatatttgacattttgagttgaatgtttttatttattagaaaaggtgttttataaaataaatgaaaacaaagctctatatcttttttttaaataatgacaaaGACAAAGGGCAATTTAAGTAAGTAAGTATTCCTCTAAACATATAGAGTGAATTACGAAGTAGCCTAGGCCcaggatattaaaaaaagttaagaCAGCAAGCCAGGTAGGTGTCACTCATTACTGTTGCCAGCccttttttgcacttcagggccaccgtatCAGCCAGGCACGAATGCTAacactagctgctagctagccacTAACGTCGGAGACTTGCGATTTATCATAGAATGATGACGTAAATtaactagcggtttcttagcatcccAAATTAGCGAACAAATATACTTCCGGGATGACATTGTGAAAATgatggtagaaaatatgtaatttcaataaaaacttcaaTATGTAAGCCAACTTGTTGAAAAAGGAAGTCAAGCTGACGGTCACGTCGCCGCGCAggccgacttcaaagtaaaagcccacACAAGCAATTGCATTGACAGCAATGTATTGTTTAGTAacgcttttttttaaagttagccTTGGTGTAGGcggcgtgttacgttgagtatgtttccagCTTCATTGACATCCATTATGTGCTTTGCGCTGGTGTGCCGTCATAAAATAGCAATATGACCGTTAGTGTATTGATATATTTATTACAACAGAGCAATATATTGCAATACTGATTTTTTGCCCCACCCCTAGTGTATACCTTGAGCGTGACGTGTCTAGCGGTATAGTGCTGACACTCTCGCACGCCGTTGACCTCCACCTCCACCCGCCCGTATATGCCACGTCTCTCCGGCCAGTAGAGGACGCACTTCTGTCAAACGGAACAAACGATGAGCCGAACCTGCCGTACGTCGTCCTAGGAATAACGCACACGGCGCTAACCTCATTCTTTTCTTTGAGCTTGGTGATCATGACGATGGCGGGCGCCGCTTCCTGCCACGCCATCAACCAGAAGTCCTCCACCGTGTTTACCATCGGGCCCTGAGTGGCGATGAAGGCCTTTTCGTCGCCGCCGTAACCCTGAGACATCACGCACACGTTAGCAAAAGTGCACTTGGTCAATACAGACACAAATAATACTAGAGTTGcaacgattaatcgacaagtaattgattatcaaagtaattaactcaatcactctaagccatttttactgaagcaatccccttcgctcctggctgttttactggattttggctgattttgcaaggtccacagaatattgtgtttgattgctataaaaacatggaatctgccaaaagaaagattagagtctcttttttcatcaggaaaaaaatagatttgtatctatttccattttgcagcaattagcattataatagaggtaagtttcatcaatattcacagacaaaaagcttgttacaacatggctgatctcttatactctgctgccacacgctggccgttttttgttttaactaccattgctttaagccacctcttcatgtcagaagctgcattcaaagcttgtttaaagaacataaaaaatacatgttttggggtttgaatgagttaattatttttgataatcaattaatcgtTTCGTTagctttttttactttaaaattgtccaaCTGCTTAGAATTTCAGCTCCTCATCTGTAAATATTGTccaatttctgtagtcctccatgaaactgtgattttctttttctttttttttaaacaaaatatgacaATTGCTTTTActatggaaaacaatgatcaacatttttgctgattttcttCACCTTATAGACCAAACCAGGAACTGAATCCTAATTAATTTACGTTTGTGCACTGTCAATCTAAAATAAtatcctgttttattttttttggggggggattgaaacttttttaaaatatctgattcatcaattaattgaaaaacGAATAATTAACAGaaatagtgtttaaaattaaattaaaattaattaatatcaaCAATTTATAAATTAAACAATGTTATAGTTTTGCTAATTTTTTCATCATTAGCTCACCATTTGCCACATTTACTCTATATCAACCAATTGTTTATTTagtattaagtttttttttttttgtttttttttaaataaccaaaattaCATGTGGGATTGACGTTGCACTTCCCAACCTTTTCGAAACTGATTCATTTACTGGTTTGacaatcagtctgctttcatgaatgtacacacacacacacacacacacgcacgcacgcacgcacgcacacacacgcaaatggAGCACAGAAACACAGGACACAAACTCACACAGACACAAGTCACACACACAGTTTGATTTTGCAAGGAAATGTTTGGAAACTTTGTGTTCTCGCTGCTTCCTCACAGCCAAAGGGTCATTGTGGGAAAAATTTCACTCCACGTGTACCCtatgacagacacacacacacaaacccggATGTAGTTGGCGTTGATGTAGGAGGCGAGCGGGTCGGCGTTCCTTCCGGCCTGCAGCACGACTCTGGAGCGAGGATCTAGGACGAGCACATTTCAATGAGGACGTTGCTCTCTCCCGATTGGTCCGATAACATCCAGACGCTTCCTGCTTGAGTTTGGTGTAGTTGCCTAGCAACCGGGACTCACTGGGCAGGATGGTCTTGTAGCGGTTCTTGCTTCCGTGGTTGGGAACGTCCACTTGGTTGTGCTCCGTGAAGTTCATGGGGATCTCCTGACATCGCAGGCgcgcacacaacacacacaatccAGTGTCCCATTGTTACCGTGGCAAAGAGAAGGTCTCCATGTCCAAACTGGTCACATGACTCACCGCGAACTCTGCGTGTAGCATGTGCGCGTCTTTGACAACGTCACGCAGTCGCTGCGGCGTGAGGGTGCGCCGGGCGGCCATCAGATACTCGCGGGTC
Protein-coding sequences here:
- the ptprr gene encoding receptor-type tyrosine-protein phosphatase R isoform X2; amino-acid sequence: MFLALDVRSLNAGLLRWFRGGVAAALGVPVGLVHINALDENKNGVELFVSSERPDASEPRPARDVVQSLNIRVLHRQLAHFGITEVSTEKNVLQGALQEHALRQQRFYTAILFFAILIMAVVCLMLLYRLKTTSNRQRKAPPLHLTTKVVTATPALRQQQPITAARSLPPPAVPPPSPAPPSQIAPVMNELKPCPSPFRMKPLSGLQERRGSNVSLVLDMSAPVSVAVVTPPREEATREYLMAARRTLTPQRLRDVVKDAHMLHAEFAEIPMNFTEHNQVDVPNHGSKNRYKTILPNPRSRVVLQAGRNADPLASYINANYIRGYGGDEKAFIATQGPMVNTVEDFWLMAWQEAAPAIVMITKLKEKNEKCVLYWPERRGIYGRVEVEVNGVRECQHYTARHVTLKRGPRSHTLHHFWFTSWPDHKTPDATLPLLQLMDDVEASAETAGPVIVHCSAGIGRTGCFIAASVGARQLAVEGVVDVLAITCRLRLDRGGMIQTAEQYEFVHHALSLYESRRRHHGDRASVGAL